From Flavobacterium arcticum, the proteins below share one genomic window:
- a CDS encoding acyltransferase — translation MKRKLINKIKTILKRLLGIREVSMVDELKKKGFTIGERCNIQPECIIDYSHSWHITLGDDVTLAPRVHILAHDASTWTFLGYTKVKNTKIGNRVFIGASSIILPGVTIGNDVIIGAGSVVAKDIPDNSIFAGNPAKFITTTSEYIEKERQKMNGENCFGREFSEANDVSMENKMLMKRMAEKHGTAFAE, via the coding sequence ATGAAAAGAAAGCTCATCAATAAAATAAAAACGATACTAAAGCGGCTATTAGGTATTCGCGAAGTTAGTATGGTAGATGAGCTTAAAAAGAAGGGGTTTACCATAGGCGAACGCTGCAATATTCAGCCAGAGTGTATTATAGACTATTCGCATTCTTGGCATATAACCCTTGGCGACGATGTTACTTTAGCACCAAGAGTTCATATCTTGGCACACGATGCCAGCACATGGACGTTTTTAGGGTATACAAAAGTAAAAAACACCAAAATAGGCAATCGCGTTTTTATAGGAGCTTCTAGTATAATATTGCCAGGCGTAACAATAGGTAACGATGTTATTATAGGAGCAGGATCGGTAGTGGCTAAAGATATTCCTGATAATTCTATTTTTGCAGGCAATCCAGCAAAGTTTATTACTACCACAAGCGAATATATCGAGAAAGAAAGACAGAAAATGAACGGTGAAAACTGTTTTGGTCGAGAATTTTCGGAAGCTAACGATGTTAGTATGGAAAATAAAATGCTAATGAAACGAATGGCAGAAAAACACGGAACTGCTTTTGCCGAATAA
- the nadD gene encoding nicotinate (nicotinamide) nucleotide adenylyltransferase, giving the protein MKIGLYFGTFNPMHIGHLIIANHMAEHSDLEQVWMVVTPHNPHKKKSTLLDDHHRLEMVHLATEGYDNIRPSDIEFKLPQPNYTVNTLVHLLEKYPMHDFSLIMGEDNLNSLHKWKNYEVLLQNHDIYVYPRINGAVANQELIANPRIHRIDAPVIEISSTFIRNNIKEGKNVQPLLPQKVWEYIDHNIFYKK; this is encoded by the coding sequence ATGAAAATAGGGCTTTACTTCGGGACATTTAACCCCATGCATATAGGACACCTTATTATTGCCAACCACATGGCAGAACATTCTGACCTTGAACAAGTCTGGATGGTAGTAACACCCCACAACCCGCATAAAAAGAAAAGCACCCTGCTAGACGATCACCACCGTCTAGAAATGGTACACCTTGCTACAGAGGGGTATGACAACATTCGCCCAAGCGATATCGAGTTTAAATTACCACAACCCAATTATACCGTAAATACACTGGTGCATTTACTAGAAAAGTACCCTATGCACGATTTTTCGCTTATAATGGGCGAAGACAACCTCAACTCCCTACACAAGTGGAAAAATTATGAGGTGCTGTTGCAAAACCACGATATTTATGTATATCCGCGCATTAACGGTGCAGTTGCTAATCAAGAGCTAATTGCCAACCCAAGAATACACCGCATAGATGCCCCTGTTATCGAGATATCATCTACATTTATTCGGAATAACATAAAAGAGGGTAAAAACGTACAACCCCTATTACCCCAAAAAGTATGGGAGTATATAGACCATAATATATTTTATAAGAAGTAA
- a CDS encoding iron-containing alcohol dehydrogenase, which produces MQNFQYYNPVNLVFGKGQTEKLATLIPQNAKVLMVYGGGSIFKNGVHQQVADALKDHNVTEFGGVEPNPRFETLMKAVQVVKDNNIDFVLAVGGGSVIDGVKFISAAANYEGDAAEILRKRIRIEENALPFGTVLTLPATGSEMNSGSVVTIEATHEKLPFGGPALFPQFSICDPSVVASLPTRQVQNGVIDAYTHVLEQYLTYPHDALLQDRIAEGILQTLIEIGPSVAENPADYKLAANFMWSCTMALNGLIQQGVPSDWATHMIGHELTALYEIDHARTLAIIAPNLYRVMFETKKEKLAQYGQRVWGITANTVEEAATLAIEKTVQFFHTMGMDTKLSNYTEEYQKTADFIVNRFQERGWEALGERQNITPEKVRAIVELSY; this is translated from the coding sequence ATGCAAAATTTTCAATATTATAACCCTGTAAATCTTGTGTTTGGTAAGGGACAAACCGAAAAACTCGCTACACTTATTCCTCAAAATGCTAAAGTACTTATGGTATATGGCGGAGGAAGTATTTTTAAAAACGGAGTGCACCAGCAGGTAGCCGATGCGTTAAAAGACCATAACGTTACCGAGTTTGGTGGGGTAGAACCCAATCCGCGTTTTGAAACCCTAATGAAAGCCGTACAGGTAGTTAAAGATAACAATATCGACTTTGTACTTGCTGTAGGTGGAGGATCGGTAATAGATGGTGTAAAATTCATATCGGCAGCAGCCAACTACGAAGGCGATGCAGCCGAGATATTGCGTAAAAGAATAAGAATAGAAGAGAATGCACTACCATTTGGTACAGTACTAACATTACCGGCTACAGGTAGCGAAATGAACTCGGGCTCTGTAGTAACTATCGAGGCAACCCATGAAAAATTACCTTTCGGAGGCCCTGCATTATTTCCGCAGTTTTCAATATGCGACCCATCTGTAGTAGCTTCGTTACCTACGCGTCAAGTACAAAATGGGGTTATAGATGCCTATACCCATGTATTAGAACAGTACCTTACCTACCCGCACGATGCATTATTACAAGACAGAATAGCCGAAGGCATACTGCAAACCCTTATAGAAATAGGGCCTAGCGTAGCCGAAAACCCTGCCGACTATAAACTGGCAGCCAACTTTATGTGGAGTTGTACTATGGCATTAAACGGACTAATACAGCAAGGTGTACCTAGTGACTGGGCTACCCACATGATAGGGCATGAGCTTACTGCACTTTACGAAATAGACCACGCACGCACACTCGCAATTATAGCACCTAACTTATATAGAGTGATGTTTGAAACCAAGAAAGAAAAACTAGCACAATACGGGCAGCGTGTTTGGGGCATTACTGCCAATACGGTAGAAGAAGCTGCAACATTAGCTATAGAGAAAACAGTACAATTTTTCCACACTATGGGTATGGATACTAAGCTGTCTAACTATACAGAAGAGTACCAAAAAACAGCCGATTTTATTGTAAATCGTTTTCAAGAAAGAGGTTGGGAGGCACTTGGCGAACGCCAAAATATTACCCCAGAGAAGGTTAGAGCAATTGTAGAGCTTAGTTACTAG
- a CDS encoding NAD(P)H-dependent glycerol-3-phosphate dehydrogenase, whose protein sequence is MNDTPKFAVIGGGSWATAIAKMLCVNVPEITWYMRNTYAIEHIKLQKHNPNYLSSVEFDTSKLQLTDDINEAVAYADYIIFAIPSAFLSGELEKLTESLDGKVIFSAIKGIVPETSLIVGEHFHQKYNVPYDNIGVLTGPCHAEEVALEKLSYLTIACGDQKKAKIMGKHLDSYYINTKISDDIVGTEYAAMLKNIYAIAAGIAHGLGYGDNFQALLMSNAIREMKKFIRKVHRMKRNINNSAYLGDLLVTGYSVFSRNRMFGNMIGKGYTVKSAMMEMSMVAEGYYATKSAYNLNQEYGAKTPIIDAVYSILYEGKDAKNVFKKLTEKLD, encoded by the coding sequence ATGAATGATACTCCAAAGTTCGCTGTTATAGGTGGCGGAAGCTGGGCTACTGCTATTGCTAAGATGCTGTGTGTAAACGTGCCAGAAATTACTTGGTACATGCGCAACACCTATGCTATAGAGCATATAAAACTACAAAAGCACAACCCTAACTACCTGAGTTCTGTAGAGTTTGATACAAGTAAGTTACAACTTACCGATGATATTAACGAAGCAGTAGCTTATGCCGATTATATAATATTTGCCATACCCTCTGCTTTTTTAAGCGGTGAGCTCGAAAAACTAACCGAAAGCCTTGATGGTAAGGTGATTTTTTCAGCAATAAAAGGTATAGTGCCAGAGACGAGCCTAATAGTAGGCGAACATTTTCATCAAAAATATAATGTGCCTTACGATAATATTGGGGTACTAACAGGACCTTGCCATGCCGAGGAAGTAGCACTAGAAAAGCTTTCTTACCTTACTATTGCCTGTGGCGACCAAAAGAAAGCCAAGATAATGGGCAAGCACCTAGACAGTTATTACATTAATACCAAAATATCTGATGACATTGTGGGTACAGAGTATGCTGCAATGCTAAAAAATATCTATGCTATTGCTGCTGGTATAGCACATGGGCTGGGCTATGGCGATAACTTTCAGGCATTATTGATGAGTAACGCCATACGCGAGATGAAGAAATTTATCCGTAAAGTGCACCGCATGAAACGTAATATTAATAACTCTGCTTACTTAGGCGACCTTTTAGTAACAGGTTATTCGGTATTTTCACGTAACCGTATGTTTGGTAATATGATAGGGAAAGGTTATACCGTAAAATCGGCAATGATGGAGATGAGTATGGTTGCCGAAGGTTATTATGCGACCAAGAGTGCCTATAACCTTAACCAAGAATATGGTGCAAAAACGCCTATTATAGATGCTGTATATAGCATACTCTATGAGGGTAAAGATGCCAAGAATGTATTTAAAAAACTAACAGAGAAACTAGACTAA
- a CDS encoding TerC/Alx family metal homeostasis membrane protein — protein MDHLINHPGLIAGFSIIIIIMLLLDLGVFNKKSHEVSNKEALLWSVVWISLSMLFSGVIYWVVGWESFTQFQSAYWIEKALSVDNLFVFILVFGFFNVPKYLHHKVLFWGIIGALVFRAIFIFTGVELINMTYLPEMEIFGMNVRINAVLTLFGVFLLFAGIKSWSTQEDDDENKDFTKSPGARLVYKFFKVTKNFEGDRFFIYEQGKRIATPLFVVVAVIEFTDLIFAVDSIPAIFAIAPDDPFILYTSNIFAILGLRALYFLLANFMHMFSKLHYGLAVILAFIGVKMLISPFYHISSPISLAVVGGILLVSVIISFMFPAEHKEAKEE, from the coding sequence ATGGATCACTTGATAAACCACCCAGGCTTAATAGCCGGATTTTCCATAATTATAATTATTATGCTCTTGCTCGACCTTGGTGTTTTTAACAAAAAGAGTCATGAGGTTTCTAATAAAGAGGCACTACTATGGTCTGTAGTATGGATATCGTTATCTATGCTTTTTAGTGGTGTTATTTATTGGGTAGTAGGCTGGGAGTCATTCACACAGTTTCAAAGCGCCTATTGGATAGAAAAAGCCCTATCTGTAGATAACCTTTTTGTGTTTATATTAGTGTTTGGCTTTTTTAATGTACCTAAATACTTGCACCACAAGGTGTTATTTTGGGGTATTATTGGGGCATTAGTATTTAGGGCAATATTTATTTTTACAGGTGTAGAGCTTATAAATATGACCTACTTGCCAGAAATGGAAATTTTTGGTATGAATGTACGCATTAATGCAGTACTCACATTATTTGGTGTCTTTTTACTTTTTGCGGGTATCAAGTCATGGTCTACACAAGAAGATGACGATGAGAACAAAGACTTTACTAAAAGCCCTGGAGCTAGGCTAGTATACAAGTTTTTTAAAGTAACCAAAAACTTTGAAGGCGACCGTTTCTTTATTTATGAGCAAGGCAAGCGCATTGCAACACCATTATTTGTTGTAGTTGCCGTAATCGAGTTTACCGATCTTATCTTTGCAGTAGACTCTATTCCTGCAATATTCGCCATAGCACCAGATGACCCTTTTATACTTTATACGTCTAATATTTTTGCAATATTAGGACTTAGAGCTTTATATTTCTTGTTGGCTAACTTTATGCACATGTTTAGCAAGTTGCATTATGGTTTGGCAGTAATATTGGCTTTCATAGGCGTTAAAATGCTTATTAGTCCGTTTTATCATATATCTTCACCTATCTCGCTTGCGGTAGTAGGAGGCATACTGCTTGTGTCTGTAATCATATCATTTATGTTCCCTGCTGAACATAAGGAAGCTAAGGAAGAATAG
- a CDS encoding DUF3298 and DUF4163 domain-containing protein has protein sequence MKHYLTIALTALLLTGCGKDKKENNEIETEPVVALAFETKEYKATSSLPCKEHCPKVAIEVTEATGPQPTADSINKKIFNTVREIIYYGEKPYDATNYDELTASFIQSYEELKKEFPKEMLGWEGTIAATVTHRTDSLLNITLNHFTYTGGAHGYAGTRSLLFDPKTGHALAYRDIFNDVKSFTDYAEKSFRKKFKIEAMQSINSTGFMFENETFVLPNAIFFQEDGLLLYYNTYEVSSYAEGAKELLLPYKEIEQYLKVK, from the coding sequence ATGAAACACTACCTTACTATAGCACTTACTGCGCTACTACTTACAGGATGCGGAAAAGACAAGAAAGAAAACAATGAGATTGAGACTGAACCTGTTGTTGCGCTGGCTTTTGAAACAAAAGAATACAAGGCAACCTCATCGTTACCTTGTAAAGAACACTGCCCTAAAGTTGCAATAGAAGTGACCGAAGCTACAGGACCACAACCTACTGCCGATAGTATTAACAAAAAAATATTTAACACGGTTAGAGAAATAATTTATTATGGCGAAAAGCCTTATGATGCTACTAATTATGATGAGCTGACGGCTTCGTTTATACAGTCGTATGAGGAACTGAAAAAGGAATTTCCTAAAGAAATGCTAGGCTGGGAGGGTACTATAGCTGCTACAGTAACACACCGTACAGATAGCTTATTAAACATTACACTAAACCACTTTACTTATACTGGTGGAGCGCATGGTTATGCCGGTACACGCTCGTTACTTTTTGACCCTAAAACAGGACACGCTCTTGCTTACAGAGATATTTTTAATGATGTAAAGAGTTTTACTGATTATGCTGAGAAAAGCTTTAGAAAGAAATTTAAGATAGAAGCAATGCAATCTATCAATAGTACAGGGTTTATGTTCGAGAATGAAACTTTTGTACTCCCTAATGCTATTTTCTTTCAAGAAGATGGGTTGTTGCTTTACTACAATACTTATGAGGTTTCATCTTATGCCGAAGGTGCTAAAGAGTTACTATTGCCTTATAAAGAGATAGAGCAGTATTTGAAAGTGAAGTAG
- a CDS encoding cystathionine gamma-synthase — protein sequence MKFNTKTIHGGQHPEPSTGAVMPPVFQTSTFAQSSPGVHKGYEYSRAANPTRTALEDALASIENGARGLAFSSGLAATDCVLKLLKPNDEVIAMDDLYGGTYRMFSKVYSEFGIKFHFVDMNDFEKLESLFNENTKLVWVETPTNPLMKLADIAKIAELTKKKNVLFAVDNTFATPYLQNPLDLGADIVMHSATKYLGGHSDVIAGALVAKTEEIGEKLHFAQFATGATLGPNDAYLVLRGIKTLHLRIQRHSENGQKVAEYLEKHPKVKRVYYPGLESHPNHEIAKKQMHGGFGGMVSFTFASEKKEDSIKFLENVKVFTLAESLGGVESLANHPALMTHASVPEDKRKELGITDDMVRLSVGVEDAEDLLNDLEQALNS from the coding sequence ATGAAATTTAACACAAAAACCATACACGGAGGGCAACACCCAGAGCCAAGCACAGGAGCAGTAATGCCACCTGTTTTTCAAACATCAACATTTGCACAAAGTAGCCCAGGTGTACACAAGGGTTATGAGTATAGCCGCGCGGCTAACCCAACGCGTACAGCCCTAGAAGATGCACTTGCTAGTATAGAAAACGGCGCGCGTGGGCTTGCTTTTTCTAGCGGACTTGCAGCGACAGACTGTGTACTGAAATTGCTAAAGCCTAACGATGAGGTTATTGCAATGGACGACCTTTATGGCGGTACCTACCGTATGTTTAGTAAAGTATATAGCGAGTTTGGAATAAAATTCCACTTTGTGGATATGAACGATTTTGAAAAACTAGAATCGCTTTTTAACGAAAACACAAAACTAGTTTGGGTAGAAACACCAACAAACCCGTTGATGAAACTAGCTGATATTGCTAAAATAGCCGAGCTTACTAAAAAGAAAAACGTACTTTTTGCAGTAGATAACACTTTTGCAACACCATACCTGCAAAATCCTCTAGATTTGGGTGCAGATATCGTGATGCACTCTGCTACAAAATATTTAGGCGGACACTCTGATGTTATTGCTGGAGCATTAGTAGCTAAAACTGAAGAGATTGGCGAAAAACTACACTTTGCACAGTTTGCAACAGGAGCTACACTAGGGCCAAACGATGCCTATTTAGTATTAAGAGGTATAAAAACACTACACCTGCGCATACAACGCCATAGCGAAAACGGGCAAAAAGTAGCCGAATATCTTGAAAAGCACCCTAAAGTAAAAAGAGTATACTACCCAGGGCTAGAAAGCCACCCTAACCATGAGATAGCCAAAAAGCAAATGCATGGCGGTTTTGGCGGTATGGTATCGTTCACTTTTGCATCAGAAAAGAAAGAAGACTCTATAAAATTCCTCGAAAATGTAAAAGTATTTACCCTTGCCGAATCACTAGGCGGAGTAGAATCGCTTGCTAATCATCCTGCATTAATGACACATGCCTCTGTACCCGAAGATAAACGTAAAGAACTGGGTATTACAGATGATATGGTGCGCCTTAGCGTAGGGGTAGAAGATGCCGAAGATTTATTAAACGATTTAGAACAGGCACTTAACTCATAA
- the gdhA gene encoding NADP-specific glutamate dehydrogenase produces MSVSVQSFMDAVSKRNPNEPEFLQAVHEVAETVIPFIEKNPKYAGKMLLERMAEPERVIMFRVNWLDDKGEIQVNRGYRIQMNSAIGPYKGGLRFHPSVNLSILKFLAFEQTFKNSLTTLPMGGGKGGSDFDPKGKSDNEIMKYCQSFMTELSKHIGANTDVPAGDIGVGGREVGYMFGQYKRLRNEFTGVLTGKGISFGGSLIRPEATGYGCVYFAQSMLATKNDSFIGKTVVISGSGNVAQYAAEKVMQLGGKVVTMSDSSGYIHDEDGLNEEKLAYIMEIKNERRGRVKEYLDKYPTAKYVDGGQPWEVKCDVALPCATQNEVNGDEAKMLIDKGCICIAEGANMPCMPDAITAFHNAKILFAPGKASNAGGVATSGLEMSQNSLRYNWTREEVDEKLKAIMADIHQSCITHGTEEDGYVDYVKGANIAGFVKVADAMLAQGVV; encoded by the coding sequence ATGAGTGTAAGTGTACAGTCTTTTATGGACGCAGTTTCTAAAAGAAATCCTAACGAGCCGGAATTTTTACAGGCAGTGCATGAGGTTGCCGAAACGGTAATCCCGTTTATAGAAAAAAACCCAAAATATGCGGGTAAAATGCTTTTAGAGCGCATGGCAGAGCCAGAAAGAGTTATTATGTTCCGTGTTAACTGGCTAGACGATAAAGGCGAAATACAGGTAAACAGAGGATATAGAATACAAATGAATTCGGCGATAGGTCCTTACAAAGGCGGATTGCGTTTTCACCCATCAGTAAACCTTAGTATTTTAAAATTCCTTGCTTTCGAGCAAACGTTTAAAAACAGTCTTACTACATTGCCTATGGGTGGTGGTAAAGGAGGATCTGACTTTGACCCTAAAGGAAAATCAGATAACGAAATAATGAAGTATTGCCAAAGCTTTATGACAGAGCTTAGCAAGCACATAGGCGCTAATACAGATGTACCCGCTGGAGATATAGGCGTAGGTGGTCGTGAAGTAGGCTATATGTTTGGGCAATATAAAAGACTTCGCAACGAGTTTACAGGTGTACTAACTGGTAAAGGCATTAGCTTTGGTGGTTCACTTATTCGTCCAGAAGCTACAGGATATGGTTGTGTATATTTTGCACAAAGTATGCTTGCTACAAAAAATGATAGCTTTATTGGTAAAACAGTAGTAATATCAGGTTCAGGTAACGTAGCGCAGTATGCTGCCGAAAAGGTGATGCAACTGGGTGGTAAAGTAGTTACTATGAGCGACTCATCAGGTTATATTCATGACGAAGACGGGCTTAACGAAGAGAAGCTTGCTTACATTATGGAAATTAAAAATGAGCGAAGAGGTAGAGTAAAAGAATATCTTGATAAATACCCAACGGCTAAGTATGTAGATGGCGGACAACCATGGGAAGTAAAATGTGATGTTGCCTTACCATGTGCTACACAAAATGAAGTGAATGGCGATGAAGCAAAAATGCTTATAGATAAAGGTTGTATATGTATTGCCGAAGGGGCAAACATGCCATGTATGCCAGATGCTATTACTGCTTTTCATAATGCCAAAATTCTTTTTGCTCCAGGTAAAGCGTCTAATGCTGGTGGTGTTGCTACTTCTGGTTTAGAGATGTCGCAAAACTCATTGCGTTATAACTGGACTAGAGAAGAGGTTGACGAGAAACTGAAAGCTATTATGGCAGACATTCACCAATCATGTATTACTCACGGTACAGAAGAAGATGGTTATGTAGACTATGTAAAAGGAGCTAACATTGCCGGATTTGTAAAAGTTGCTGATGCAATGCTTGCACAAGGTGTAGTATAA
- the porZ gene encoding type IX secretion system anionic LPS delivery protein PorZ: MKRFFGIYILLFTYTLFAQNGQQWVGHFSYTNVQDMTQSNGRVYAASESAMFSKSLITNELKTISSVDGLKPETITAIHYSPEYNRTLVGSDNGLLIVVNGDNTFLNKIDIVQEATVQSAKKKINHIAEYGGKAYISCDFGIAVFDLASLEFDDTYYLGPNGAEIPVIQSTVFGGYIYAATTTNGIRRGELSNPNLNDYTQWIEVYGGSWSGITSFGDNYFGVDNVGNVFRLSAGALVFTTIGSAAVDIRAANGYLVITSPNRISVYDENLIQVLQLNGLSGENVTFTCATVVSGQIFIGTKTKGVIESYLNNISIQENITPNGPLRSSIFSLERTSNSLWAVFGGYDYQFIPDYSQRGISELTAEGWNNIPYEDVLNAKSLTDVAVNPTNNNEVYVASYHNGLLRLEEDVPIQLYDDNNSPLENQQFIPGFDNLRVNSLYFDDTGALWMTNDMTEKPLKVFRNGNWTSYSFVDVISAPKDNKYQKMIIDRNGTKWIPSINSGLIGFNESLGNKFIVISNDDFGNLPTEYAKCVAIDNSNRLWIGTSAGLRVLSGIDRFLTEDVLSTNAIIIEEDGLAQELLYEQDINDIEVDGSNNKWVATGSAGAFLISPDGQRTLFHFTKLNSPLPSNTINDIAIDSQTGDVYFATDKGMVAYKGTATDASGDLSNVYVYPNPVRPGFEGEVKISGLIDNANIKITDIEGNLVYETTSEGGTVLWDTRAFGRYKVASGVYMIFIASEDATETKVKKVMIIR, from the coding sequence ATGAAACGTTTTTTCGGGATATATATACTTCTTTTTACATACACTCTTTTTGCACAAAATGGTCAGCAGTGGGTTGGGCATTTTTCATATACTAATGTGCAAGATATGACACAGTCTAACGGTAGGGTATATGCCGCTTCAGAGAGTGCAATGTTCTCTAAAAGCCTTATTACAAACGAGCTAAAAACCATATCATCTGTAGATGGGCTTAAACCCGAAACCATTACAGCTATACATTACAGCCCAGAATATAACCGCACCCTTGTAGGTAGCGACAACGGGTTACTTATTGTTGTAAACGGCGATAATACATTTTTAAATAAAATAGATATTGTACAAGAAGCTACAGTACAATCGGCTAAAAAGAAGATAAACCATATAGCCGAATATGGTGGCAAAGCATACATTTCATGCGATTTTGGTATTGCTGTTTTCGACCTAGCTTCACTAGAGTTTGATGATACTTATTATCTTGGTCCTAACGGTGCAGAGATACCCGTAATACAATCAACAGTATTTGGCGGATATATATATGCAGCCACAACGACCAATGGTATACGTAGAGGAGAACTTAGCAACCCTAACCTTAATGACTATACCCAATGGATAGAGGTATATGGCGGTTCATGGAGTGGTATTACTTCTTTTGGCGATAATTATTTTGGTGTAGATAATGTGGGAAACGTTTTTAGGTTATCAGCTGGGGCATTGGTGTTTACCACTATAGGTAGCGCTGCTGTAGATATTAGAGCTGCCAATGGCTATCTTGTAATAACAAGCCCTAACCGCATAAGTGTTTATGATGAAAATTTGATACAAGTTTTACAGCTTAATGGTTTATCAGGAGAAAATGTAACATTTACCTGTGCAACGGTAGTGTCAGGACAAATATTTATAGGCACTAAGACTAAAGGTGTAATAGAAAGTTACCTTAACAATATTTCGATACAAGAAAACATTACGCCTAATGGTCCTTTGCGGAGTAGTATTTTTTCACTCGAAAGAACATCCAATTCGTTATGGGCGGTATTTGGGGGTTACGATTACCAGTTTATCCCCGATTATTCGCAACGAGGCATTAGTGAGCTAACCGCTGAGGGGTGGAACAATATACCTTATGAAGATGTTTTAAACGCTAAATCGCTTACTGATGTAGCTGTTAACCCTACTAATAATAATGAAGTATATGTGGCATCATACCATAATGGTCTTTTGCGACTAGAAGAAGATGTGCCCATACAATTGTATGATGACAATAATAGCCCATTAGAAAATCAGCAATTTATACCAGGGTTTGATAACCTTAGGGTTAATAGTTTATACTTTGATGATACAGGCGCATTATGGATGACTAACGATATGACAGAGAAACCATTAAAGGTTTTTAGAAATGGAAACTGGACATCCTATAGTTTTGTAGATGTAATAAGTGCTCCTAAAGATAATAAGTATCAAAAAATGATTATTGATAGGAATGGTACAAAATGGATACCATCTATTAACAGCGGACTTATTGGTTTTAATGAAAGTTTAGGTAATAAGTTTATTGTAATTAGCAATGACGATTTTGGTAATTTACCTACTGAGTATGCTAAGTGTGTAGCTATAGATAATAGTAATAGGCTCTGGATAGGAACATCAGCAGGATTAAGAGTGTTATCTGGAATAGATCGTTTTTTAACAGAAGATGTATTGAGCACCAATGCAATTATTATTGAAGAAGATGGACTAGCTCAAGAGCTATTATATGAACAAGATATAAATGATATTGAGGTAGATGGGTCTAACAATAAATGGGTAGCAACGGGTAGTGCAGGAGCATTTTTAATATCGCCCGATGGACAAAGAACACTATTTCATTTCACGAAACTCAATTCGCCTTTACCAAGCAATACTATAAACGATATTGCCATAGATTCTCAAACAGGCGATGTATATTTTGCTACAGATAAAGGGATGGTTGCTTACAAAGGTACTGCTACAGATGCATCTGGCGATTTGAGCAATGTATATGTGTACCCTAACCCTGTGCGCCCTGGTTTTGAAGGGGAAGTAAAAATAAGCGGACTTATAGATAATGCCAATATAAAGATAACCGATATAGAGGGTAATTTAGTTTACGAAACCACATCCGAAGGGGGAACAGTTCTTTGGGATACCCGTGCATTTGGTAGGTATAAAGTAGCCTCAGGAGTATATATGATTTTTATAGCTTCTGAAGATGCTACTGAAACCAAGGTTAAAAAAGTAATGATAATACGATAA
- the recO gene encoding DNA repair protein RecO — protein sequence MLVKTKAIVISALRYQEKGLIVKCFTASDGLKSYYVRDAFSSRKSTQKTVYFRPLNILEIEATHKNNGRLEYFKEVRLAHPYYAINTDIAKTAIAIFISEILHNCIKEEEQNENLYEYLETALLWLDTHDEVANFHLIMLLEITKFLGFYPESTTNDNSFFEMSDGVFIPYETISCLSEKETLLLRKLMVLKPDNATKVFHVSERQSLLKILMDYYALHLDGFAYPKSIEVLREVFN from the coding sequence GTGCTTGTAAAAACAAAAGCAATCGTTATCAGTGCGCTGCGCTATCAAGAAAAAGGCTTAATTGTAAAGTGTTTTACAGCCTCTGATGGGCTGAAATCCTATTATGTTCGTGATGCTTTTTCATCGCGGAAAAGCACGCAAAAAACCGTTTATTTTCGCCCATTAAATATTCTAGAAATAGAGGCTACCCACAAAAATAACGGTAGGTTAGAGTATTTTAAAGAAGTACGATTAGCACACCCATATTATGCCATAAATACCGATATTGCCAAAACAGCTATAGCAATATTTATATCAGAAATATTGCACAACTGTATTAAAGAAGAGGAGCAAAACGAAAACTTATATGAATACTTAGAAACGGCTTTGCTTTGGCTTGATACACACGATGAGGTGGCTAACTTTCATTTAATAATGTTGCTAGAAATAACAAAGTTTCTTGGTTTTTATCCTGAAAGTACTACAAATGACAACTCTTTTTTCGAAATGTCTGATGGGGTTTTTATACCCTATGAAACCATAAGCTGCCTCTCGGAAAAAGAAACATTATTGTTGCGAAAACTAATGGTATTAAAACCCGATAATGCTACTAAAGTATTTCATGTTTCGGAACGGCAGTCACTATTAAAAATATTGATGGACTATTATGCACTCCATTTAGATGGTTTTGCATACCCTAAATCTATCGAAGTACTTAGAGAAGTTTTTAATTAG